The Nycticebus coucang isolate mNycCou1 chromosome 8, mNycCou1.pri, whole genome shotgun sequence genome has a window encoding:
- the IP6K1 gene encoding inositol hexakisphosphate kinase 1 — translation MCVCQTMEVGQYGKNASRAGDRGVLLEPFIHQVGGHSSMMRYDDHTVCKPLISREQRFYESLPPEMKEFTPEYKGVVSVCFEGDSDGYINLVAYPYVESETVEQDDTPEREQPRRKHSRRSLHRSGSGSDHKEEKASLSLETSESSQEAKSPKVELHSHSDVPFQMLDGNSGLSSEKISHNPWSLRCHKQQLSRMRSESKDRKLYKFLLLENVVHHFKYPCVLDLKMGTRQHGDDASAEKAARQMRKCEQSTSATLGVRVCGMQVYQLDTGHYLCRNKYYGRGLSIEGFRNALYQYLHNGLDLRRDLFEPILSKLRGLKAVLERQASYRFYSSSLLVIYDGKECRAESYLDRRSEMRLKHLDMGLSEVASSCGPSTSPSSTSPEAGPSSPPKVDVRMIDFAHSTFKGFRDDPTVHDGPDRGYVFGLENLISIMEQMRDENQ, via the exons ATGTGTGTTTGTCAAACCATGGAAGTGGGGCAGTATGGCAAGAACGCAAGTCGGGCTGGAGACAGGGGAGTCCTCCTGGAGCCCTTCATCCACCAAGTGGGCGGACACAGCAGCATGATGCGCTATGATGACCACACTGTGTGCAAGCCCCTCATCTCCCGGGAACAGCGCTTCTACGAGTCCCTTCCTCCTGAAATGAAGGAATTCACCCCTGAGTACAAAG GTGTGGTATCTGTCTGTTTTGAGGGGGACAGTGATGGTTACATCAACTTGGTGGCTTACCCTTATGTGGAAAGTGAGACTGTGGAACAGGATGACACACCAGAACGGGAGCAACCCCGGCGCAAACACTCCCGCCGGAGCCTGCACCGGTCAGGCAGTGGTAGTGACCACAAGGAGGAGAAAGCCAGCCTATCTCTTGAGACCTCTGAGAG CTCCCAGGAGGCAAAGAGTCCAAAGGTGGAGCTTCACAGCCACTCTGATGTCCCTTTCCAGATGCTAGATGGCAACAGTGGTCTGAGTTCTGAGAAAATCAGCCACAATCCCTGGAGCTTGCGCTGTCACAAACAACAGCTGAGCCGCATGCGCTCTGAATCCAAGGACCGAAAGCTCTACA AGTTCCTCTTGCTTGAGAATGTGGTGCACCACTTTAAGTACCCCTGTGTGCTGGACTTAAAGATGGGAACCCGGCAGCATGGTGATGATGCCTCAGCTGAGAAGGCAGCCCGGCAGATGAGGAAGTGTGAGCAGAGCACGTCAGCTACACTGGGTGTCAGGGTCTGTGGTATGCAG GTGTACCAGCTGGACACAGGGCATTACCTCTGCAGGAACAAGTACTACGGCCGTGGGCTGTCCATCGAAGGCTTCCGCAATGCCCTCTATCAGTATCTGCACAATGGCCTGGACCTGCGACGTGACCTTTTTGAGCCTATTCTGAGCAAACTGCGGGGATTGAAAGCTGTGCTAGAGCGGCAGGCCTCCTACCGCTTCTACTCCAGTTCCCTGCTTGTCATCTATGATGGCAAGGAGTGCCGGGCTGAGTCCTACCTGGACCGCCGGTCTGAGATGCGTCTCAAGCACCTGGACATGGGGCTCTCTGAGGTGGCATCATCCTGTGGCCCTAGTACCAGCCCCAGCAGCACCAGCCCTGAGGCAGGTCCCTCCTCACCACCTAAAGTGGATGTCCGCATGATTGACTTTGCACATAGCACATTCAAGGGCTTTCGGGATGACCCCACTGTGCATGATGGGCCAGACAGAGGCTATGTATTTGGCCTGGAGAACCTCATCAGCATCATGGAACAGATGCGGGATGAGAACCAGTAG